In Pseudanabaena yagii GIHE-NHR1, the following proteins share a genomic window:
- a CDS encoding PRC-barrel domain-containing protein, with translation MRNGKVMIGKPIVAYDSGEEFKTIVDLIFDQEKNQLLGFLVDEGGWFSNALVLPLSKVRAIGADAVIVASRDTIDSASEFPEIQSILERDNILKGTRIMTVDGLDLGTMVDLYFDDTTGAIEGYEVSGGIFADAYSGRSFVPAPDTLKIGEDIAFVPSETADLMQEQVGGIRGAMNTASGKVQEMAQFTGEKAQEAAQFTGEKFQEATTFVGTSFANAVVNPEEQEAFVLGKVAQETIETNDGIPLIHEGQVVTQSHILAARNCKMTDNLYHATGGSVQDRLGERLSGTVAGIGANIGIEQAQGRRVNKMIFTSEGSVVAVEGQIVTSRVIERAKTHHQEQALLEAVGLTTGDALRVTGSNVGQQVKDGAKGLWEQVKETASNLQEHGNQAIEDKRIKGALGRPVTRVILDRKDEVILNVGELITHQAIAISREADVLEVLLDSVYTETPTLSLDDLRAPESGKAALN, from the coding sequence ATGCGTAATGGTAAGGTAATGATTGGCAAGCCTATAGTTGCTTACGACTCTGGCGAAGAGTTTAAGACAATTGTCGATTTAATCTTCGATCAAGAAAAGAACCAGCTATTAGGGTTTCTTGTAGATGAAGGCGGATGGTTTAGCAATGCCTTGGTACTTCCTTTGAGCAAAGTTCGAGCGATCGGTGCTGATGCTGTAATTGTCGCTTCTAGAGATACTATAGATTCTGCTAGCGAATTTCCTGAAATCCAAAGTATTTTAGAGAGAGATAATATCTTAAAAGGTACGCGAATTATGACCGTTGATGGTCTTGATTTGGGGACAATGGTAGACCTTTATTTTGATGATACTACTGGTGCGATCGAAGGCTATGAGGTGTCTGGAGGCATTTTTGCAGATGCTTATTCGGGACGCTCTTTTGTACCTGCCCCTGACACCCTTAAAATTGGTGAAGATATCGCCTTTGTTCCTTCAGAAACTGCTGACCTCATGCAAGAGCAGGTAGGCGGAATTCGAGGTGCGATGAATACCGCCAGTGGTAAAGTGCAGGAAATGGCACAATTTACAGGGGAGAAAGCTCAAGAAGCGGCTCAGTTTACAGGAGAAAAGTTCCAAGAAGCAACGACATTTGTAGGTACTAGCTTTGCTAATGCTGTTGTCAATCCTGAAGAGCAAGAAGCTTTTGTACTAGGGAAAGTTGCCCAAGAAACTATAGAAACCAATGACGGTATACCTTTAATTCACGAAGGGCAGGTTGTTACTCAATCACATATCCTTGCAGCTCGGAACTGTAAAATGACTGATAATCTCTATCATGCGACAGGTGGAAGTGTTCAAGATAGATTAGGCGAAAGATTATCTGGAACCGTCGCAGGTATCGGTGCAAATATTGGCATTGAACAGGCTCAAGGTCGGCGAGTTAACAAAATGATTTTCACGTCCGAAGGCTCAGTTGTGGCAGTGGAAGGACAAATTGTAACTTCACGAGTAATTGAAAGAGCTAAAACTCATCATCAGGAACAGGCTCTATTGGAAGCAGTTGGATTAACTACAGGTGATGCTTTGAGAGTTACTGGCTCTAATGTGGGACAACAGGTTAAAGACGGTGCTAAGGGACTGTGGGAGCAGGTGAAAGAAACTGCAAGTAACCTACAAGAGCATGGTAATCAAGCTATTGAAGACAAGAGAATTAAGGGTGCTTTGGGTCGTCCTGTCACTCGCGTTATTCTCGATCGCAAGGATGAGGTGATTCTTAATGTCGGAGAACTAATTACACATCAGGCGATCGCTATTTCCCGTGAAGCTGATGTATTAGAAGTTTTACTTGATTCTGTTTATACAGAAACACCGACTCTCTCTTTAGATGATTTACGCGCTCCTGAATCTGGTAAAGCGGCTCTAAATTAA
- a CDS encoding chlorophyll a/b-binding protein, with translation MQTNTPQAEAARAMNRNAWISGFTPQAELWNGRLAMIGFISAIAIELFTHQGVLHFWGILSSGVVPVS, from the coding sequence ATGCAAACTAATACACCACAGGCTGAAGCAGCAAGAGCAATGAATCGTAATGCTTGGATTTCAGGATTTACACCACAGGCGGAACTCTGGAATGGTCGCCTAGCTATGATTGGCTTTATATCCGCGATCGCGATCGAACTCTTTACTCATCAGGGTGTTCTCCATTTTTGGGGTATCTTGTCTTCAGGCGTAGTTCCAGTTTCATAG
- a CDS encoding YtxH domain-containing protein gives MKLTQFLSRLLVVVAMWGLVTFVNVVPAIASKDAPNQITDNLTMPNIQKKAEDATNSSTYDTNLEYTSGEQSNQGLNEIQGTADFDKMKRSPNEDTPPIVKEVEKSLGKFGDKVKSAKEDSKKGLDAALDKAGDAASHIKDKTGDVINSLTEKASDATESIKSKIKS, from the coding sequence ATGAAACTTACTCAATTTTTAAGTCGCCTACTAGTTGTAGTTGCTATGTGGGGATTAGTGACATTTGTGAATGTTGTACCTGCGATCGCGTCTAAGGATGCCCCAAATCAAATAACAGACAACCTGACCATGCCTAACATTCAGAAAAAGGCAGAAGATGCAACAAATAGTAGTACTTATGATACTAATTTAGAATATACGTCTGGAGAACAGTCCAATCAGGGGTTAAATGAAATTCAGGGAACTGCTGATTTTGACAAAATGAAGCGGAGTCCCAACGAAGATACACCTCCAATTGTAAAGGAAGTAGAAAAGTCTCTAGGTAAGTTTGGAGACAAAGTGAAATCGGCTAAAGAAGATTCTAAAAAAGGTCTAGATGCTGCTTTAGATAAAGCTGGAGATGCTGCTAGTCACATCAAAGATAAGACTGGAGATGTGATTAACTCACTCACTGAGAAAGCATCAGATGCCACTGAATCCATCAAAAGTAAGATTAAATCCTAA
- the rd gene encoding rubredoxin codes for MQKYICKTCGYVYDPAIGDPDSGIEPGTPFGALPDDWVCPKCGTPKSDFEPEDAAATNVPLMEPVV; via the coding sequence ATGCAAAAATACATCTGTAAAACCTGTGGATATGTCTACGATCCTGCAATCGGCGATCCAGATTCAGGTATTGAACCTGGTACTCCCTTTGGGGCTTTACCAGATGATTGGGTTTGCCCCAAATGTGGAACTCCTAAGTCTGACTTTGAGCCAGAAGATGCAGCAGCAACGAACGTCCCATTAATGGAACCAGTCGTCTAA
- a CDS encoding Dps family protein — protein sequence MQTINIGLTDTQRQGVIDLLNNDLADSYLLLVKTKKYHWDVVGPQFMTLHKLWQAHYEALTINVDLIAERIRTLGGYPVGTMEGFLKICSLKEDAGKIPTATGMVSHLLADHEQVVRNLREHIEKCSSKFKDDGTADFLTGLMEQHEQIAWMLRSFVEGEAIASNGAKPEPNKKTVGV from the coding sequence ATGCAGACAATTAATATTGGACTAACCGATACCCAACGCCAAGGCGTGATCGATCTTCTCAACAACGATTTGGCAGATAGCTACTTGCTACTTGTCAAAACTAAGAAATATCATTGGGATGTAGTAGGACCTCAATTCATGACCCTGCATAAGCTATGGCAGGCACACTATGAAGCCCTCACGATTAATGTCGATTTGATCGCCGAACGGATTAGAACCCTTGGCGGATATCCTGTAGGAACGATGGAAGGATTTCTAAAAATCTGTTCTCTCAAAGAAGATGCTGGTAAAATCCCCACAGCAACAGGTATGGTATCGCACTTGCTAGCGGATCATGAACAAGTTGTACGGAATCTGCGCGAACATATTGAGAAATGTAGCAGCAAGTTTAAAGATGACGGAACTGCTGACTTTCTCACAGGTTTGATGGAGCAGCATGAACAGATCGCATGGATGCTGCGTTCTTTTGTGGAAGGCGAAGCGATCGCATCCAATGGTGCTAAGCCAGAACCTAATAAAAAAACTGTCGGAGTTTAA